Proteins co-encoded in one Crateriforma spongiae genomic window:
- a CDS encoding family 78 glycoside hydrolase catalytic domain, which translates to MKNFRPVFLSALFLWAGSAPSFSAGLQPHSLTVGEGFADPIGFYDPSPVFSWKLPADSGVTSQSAYQIIVTDVPQTRATPLWDSGKIVSDQSTWVPYSGPALKSRQQIVWRVRFWDDQGRRSQWSNDATIEMGLLSNSDWKADWIEVEGETAAADEITILKAEYGSREGTSAQVVDVTARLSRAIDRGVIPFPVTNARLGGDPAPDTAKTLWVEFQFNGVTKKATVAENKRFSPLPPWTAHPGYYFRHKFDVRAPITKARLYGSALGICEFHINGQRVGDDVLSPGYTAYSKRVESLAYDVTDMIHEGDNAIGALLGEGWYAGRLLLSKPTELRELNPKLIGQLELTFADGTVETITTDDTWRGTDQGPIRAGGFYHGEDYDATQELGNWNRPDYDDSAWKPTKSTKLDKQRLIVPKRMPPVQCMKQVAATQLTEPEPGRYVFDFGQNLVGVPDINIPVMKGEKVQIRFAEMLQQDGSLYTENYRSARSQATFQAAKDGTIHYQPSLSFFGFRYVELSGLSAGAKLTKDAVVAKVLHTAFHSSGEFASSHDKLNQLQSNIRWGQISNFVDIPTDCPQRDERLGWTGDAQVFLPTSFFNYDVYSFWARWLQSVRDEQNADGEIPHTVPAGGFGYASPGWADVIVTAPWQIYVRTGDPSILHDNYAAMQRWVSVYENRSKNLIPNLKGWGDWLQPYTESDRKGDTAQDLIATAYFGRDARILSWAAEAIGKEDDAARYENLHASIRTAFTNRYFPENEIHVGADTQTACLMGLGYDLIEADQRDRVAGILMTKFKEADRHLRTGFLGTPLLAPVFDELGHPEICYELLFKESYPSWFYSINQGATTMWERWNSYSHADGFGDASMNSFNHYAYGAIGQFLYERVAGLSPDPERPGYKHFFVRPLVDGPLDSASAELETPYGTAKSQWRRSDDGIIVEAVVPPNATATAELPADGAVDIQHNGQTVEKTTTDADMILVTLQPGTHRLAIKTSHDSQPDQIVPPKGGQPAMSFAPQTKLEFASQNVTAEAGWAEATQMPFSDLYRVECDERFTTPSDVKLCIPIDETIQTGDVVLVSYWICRPKAGGQPNNVYLSIGDPSGNGVYQNKLSAYREWKQHVRSFVATETIDASTDVVRFDLGEAGTVVELADFQLVNYGSDYDIESLPRSTVMYAGREEDAAWRINAWERIEKIRKGDLEIEVVDAQGQPVPNANVHVAMQKHAFGFGNAVNAEMLGAPQSDFPITPKKKIPVSWNDAQKYREIVKQYFDRVTFESELRPHNWQNLSSDNPVWQRRKDILLNRTLPWLLENNIAARGHYIGWAPMDFNAFEKQFIGKPDEHRKWLWGHMADVLPATSQYVKEWDTINHIIGWGQHTYEKEYGSPKIYADIMAEARRLAPNASHAINEGKVLPDGYKREPYKKIIRYLNEQNQGPDMVGFMGHFGLTSLTPPEELLRVYDEFGTIAPRLQLSEFDVDAGDDDELQADYFRDVMIASFSHPNFEAICQWGFWEPLHWKPAAALWRKDWTLKPAGKVFVDLVAKQWWTDETLVTPDDGTCKTRGFLGTYQITVTSEGMTAEQTASLERSGTTLRIRLGQ; encoded by the coding sequence ATGAAAAACTTTCGACCCGTTTTCCTGTCCGCATTGTTTCTATGGGCAGGGTCTGCGCCGAGCTTTTCCGCCGGCCTGCAACCTCATTCGCTGACGGTGGGAGAAGGGTTTGCCGACCCGATTGGCTTTTACGATCCCTCACCTGTTTTCTCATGGAAGTTGCCGGCGGATAGCGGTGTGACTTCCCAGTCTGCCTATCAGATCATCGTGACGGATGTTCCTCAAACTCGGGCAACACCGCTTTGGGATTCAGGAAAGATCGTGTCGGATCAATCCACATGGGTGCCCTACAGTGGTCCGGCGCTAAAGTCTCGCCAGCAAATCGTTTGGCGAGTCCGATTTTGGGATGACCAGGGCCGCCGTTCGCAATGGAGCAATGATGCGACCATTGAGATGGGACTGTTGTCCAATTCCGATTGGAAAGCGGACTGGATTGAGGTCGAAGGCGAAACGGCAGCGGCGGATGAAATCACGATCTTGAAAGCGGAGTACGGAAGTCGTGAAGGAACCTCTGCGCAAGTGGTCGACGTCACGGCCCGACTGTCCAGAGCCATCGATCGCGGCGTTATCCCGTTCCCTGTGACGAACGCGAGACTGGGCGGAGATCCGGCGCCAGACACCGCCAAGACCTTGTGGGTCGAATTTCAGTTCAACGGCGTAACGAAGAAGGCGACCGTAGCGGAGAACAAGCGGTTCAGCCCGTTGCCGCCCTGGACGGCCCACCCCGGTTACTACTTCCGTCACAAATTTGACGTCCGCGCACCGATCACCAAAGCCAGGTTGTATGGATCAGCACTTGGCATCTGTGAATTTCATATCAACGGCCAACGCGTCGGCGATGACGTTCTGAGCCCTGGTTACACAGCCTATTCCAAACGAGTGGAATCGCTGGCTTATGACGTGACCGACATGATCCATGAAGGTGATAACGCTATCGGTGCCTTGCTGGGGGAAGGTTGGTACGCGGGACGATTGTTGCTGAGCAAGCCAACCGAGCTTCGAGAGTTGAATCCAAAACTGATTGGTCAACTGGAGCTTACATTCGCAGACGGAACCGTCGAAACGATCACAACTGACGATACGTGGCGTGGGACCGATCAAGGCCCCATCCGGGCAGGCGGCTTTTACCATGGTGAAGACTACGACGCGACGCAAGAGTTGGGCAATTGGAATCGCCCCGACTACGACGATTCCGCTTGGAAACCCACCAAGTCAACCAAGCTGGACAAACAACGTTTGATTGTGCCGAAACGAATGCCGCCGGTCCAATGCATGAAACAAGTTGCGGCAACTCAGCTAACGGAACCCGAACCGGGGCGTTATGTCTTTGATTTCGGCCAAAACCTAGTTGGTGTTCCCGATATCAATATCCCTGTAATGAAAGGCGAGAAAGTTCAAATACGCTTTGCCGAGATGCTTCAACAAGATGGGTCGTTGTATACGGAGAACTACCGCAGCGCGCGATCTCAGGCGACTTTCCAGGCTGCCAAGGACGGGACGATCCATTACCAACCCTCATTGTCCTTTTTTGGCTTTCGATACGTGGAACTCAGCGGTTTGTCCGCAGGTGCGAAGCTGACGAAAGATGCGGTGGTCGCGAAGGTCCTACATACCGCGTTTCATTCCAGTGGTGAATTCGCTTCGTCACACGACAAGTTGAATCAACTGCAAAGCAACATCCGCTGGGGTCAAATTAGCAACTTTGTAGATATCCCGACCGACTGTCCGCAGCGGGATGAGCGACTCGGCTGGACCGGTGACGCACAGGTTTTCTTGCCAACATCGTTCTTCAACTATGACGTCTACTCGTTCTGGGCACGCTGGCTGCAGAGTGTTCGCGACGAGCAAAACGCCGACGGCGAGATACCGCATACCGTTCCGGCCGGTGGATTCGGCTATGCCAGTCCCGGCTGGGCCGATGTGATCGTGACGGCACCGTGGCAAATTTATGTACGTACCGGCGACCCTAGCATCCTGCATGACAATTATGCCGCGATGCAAAGATGGGTGTCCGTTTACGAAAACCGATCGAAGAACCTCATTCCAAATCTGAAAGGCTGGGGCGATTGGCTGCAGCCGTACACAGAATCGGATCGCAAAGGTGACACGGCTCAAGATCTGATCGCGACGGCCTACTTCGGTCGCGACGCTCGTATTCTGAGTTGGGCCGCCGAGGCCATTGGTAAAGAAGACGACGCGGCGCGTTACGAAAATTTGCACGCATCGATTCGAACGGCATTCACGAATCGCTACTTTCCCGAGAACGAAATTCACGTCGGCGCAGACACCCAGACTGCTTGCTTGATGGGTCTTGGCTACGACTTGATCGAAGCTGATCAGCGGGATCGAGTCGCCGGAATCCTAATGACAAAATTCAAGGAAGCCGACCGACACCTGAGGACTGGATTCCTGGGCACGCCCTTGTTGGCCCCCGTGTTTGATGAACTCGGGCACCCAGAAATCTGCTACGAGTTGCTTTTCAAAGAAAGCTATCCGTCGTGGTTCTATTCGATCAATCAGGGTGCGACGACAATGTGGGAACGTTGGAATAGCTACAGCCATGCCGACGGTTTCGGCGACGCCAGCATGAACTCGTTCAACCACTATGCGTACGGCGCGATTGGTCAATTCTTGTACGAGCGTGTCGCGGGCCTGTCACCTGATCCCGAACGGCCGGGCTACAAGCACTTCTTCGTTCGCCCGCTGGTCGATGGACCACTCGATTCAGCATCGGCGGAACTTGAAACACCCTATGGGACTGCTAAGAGCCAATGGCGGCGCTCCGACGACGGGATCATTGTCGAAGCCGTGGTGCCGCCGAACGCCACAGCGACGGCCGAACTTCCGGCGGACGGAGCGGTCGACATTCAGCACAATGGCCAAACAGTTGAAAAGACAACCACTGATGCGGACATGATCCTGGTCACGCTGCAGCCAGGAACCCATCGCTTGGCAATCAAAACGAGCCACGATTCACAACCGGATCAGATTGTGCCTCCCAAAGGTGGCCAACCCGCGATGTCGTTTGCCCCGCAGACCAAACTGGAATTTGCATCCCAGAACGTAACAGCGGAAGCAGGATGGGCAGAAGCAACACAAATGCCATTCAGCGATTTGTACCGGGTTGAATGCGACGAACGCTTCACAACCCCATCCGACGTGAAGCTTTGCATTCCCATTGACGAAACGATCCAGACTGGCGACGTCGTTCTGGTTTCCTATTGGATCTGTCGCCCCAAAGCGGGCGGCCAACCGAACAACGTGTACCTTTCCATCGGCGATCCGTCTGGAAACGGGGTCTATCAAAACAAGCTGTCCGCATATCGAGAGTGGAAACAACACGTTCGATCGTTCGTGGCAACGGAGACAATCGACGCATCGACCGACGTGGTTCGATTCGATCTTGGGGAAGCGGGCACGGTCGTGGAGCTCGCCGATTTCCAGCTGGTCAATTATGGCAGTGACTACGACATCGAATCGCTGCCGAGATCGACCGTGATGTACGCGGGACGCGAAGAAGATGCTGCATGGCGAATCAACGCGTGGGAGCGAATAGAGAAAATTCGCAAGGGCGACTTGGAGATCGAAGTTGTCGACGCCCAGGGCCAACCTGTACCCAATGCGAACGTCCATGTCGCCATGCAAAAGCACGCCTTTGGGTTTGGGAACGCGGTCAACGCCGAGATGCTGGGCGCACCTCAGAGCGACTTCCCCATCACCCCGAAGAAGAAAATTCCTGTCAGCTGGAACGACGCACAAAAGTACCGCGAAATCGTCAAGCAATACTTTGACCGCGTGACCTTCGAATCAGAACTTCGGCCGCATAATTGGCAAAACTTGAGTTCAGACAATCCCGTCTGGCAGCGACGCAAAGACATTTTGCTGAACCGAACACTGCCATGGTTGCTTGAAAACAACATTGCCGCGCGAGGCCACTACATCGGCTGGGCTCCAATGGACTTCAACGCTTTCGAAAAACAGTTCATCGGCAAACCGGACGAGCACCGCAAGTGGCTTTGGGGACACATGGCCGATGTATTGCCGGCCACCAGCCAGTACGTCAAAGAGTGGGATACGATCAACCACATCATCGGCTGGGGACAGCATACCTACGAGAAGGAATACGGGAGCCCGAAAATTTACGCCGACATCATGGCCGAAGCTCGAAGATTGGCTCCCAATGCATCGCATGCCATCAACGAAGGCAAAGTGCTGCCGGACGGTTACAAACGTGAGCCTTACAAAAAAATCATTCGTTACCTGAACGAACAGAACCAAGGCCCTGACATGGTTGGATTCATGGGGCACTTCGGATTGACATCGCTGACGCCTCCCGAAGAACTGCTGAGGGTTTACGATGAGTTTGGGACCATCGCACCGCGACTACAACTAAGCGAGTTTGATGTGGATGCAGGCGATGACGATGAACTCCAAGCCGACTACTTTCGCGACGTCATGATTGCTTCCTTCAGCCATCCGAACTTCGAAGCAATCTGCCAATGGGGATTTTGGGAGCCGTTACATTGGAAACCTGCCGCTGCCCTGTGGCGGAAGGACTGGACACTGAAACCCGCCGGAAAGGTCTTCGTGGATCTGGTCGCCAAACAATGGTGGACGGACGAAACACTGGTGACGCCCGACGATGGAACGTGCAAGACGCGAGGTTTCTTGGGCACGTACCAAATCACGGTCACGAGCGAGGGGATGACGGCGGAACAAACGGCCAGCCTGGAACGCAGCGGAACAACACTGCGGATACGGCTTGGCCAGTAG
- a CDS encoding sulfatase-like hydrolase/transferase has translation MPHAEQIPFTTRCLITACVGVVFALPLRAETHSDAAKPNIVLILADDLGFNQIGAYGDTPIKTPHLDQLARNGIRFTNAYSGNTVCSPSRVSLLTGRDGRLLHDNSNKVQLRDIDVTIAHVLKYAGYDTALFGKYSVGSQMGVTDPLAMGFDTWYGMYSILEGHRQYPQFLWRDGRKIRIAENEGGRKGAYAQELFADKAIDYIAQQHQNPFFVMLNFSSPHAELAAPEEFVAPYRKVFDETPYSGMSTGEPADKYAWYYPEPVDQPRATLAGMVTALDAYIGRIVERLRKLGIADNTLILFTSDNGPHDEGGGDPEFFKAAAPYRGMKRDLFDGGIHVPMIIHWPARIRTGRVDDTPWAFADVLPTFAELAGVSLTAVPRVQTNGISIDRRLSDSPQPIGERMLYWEFGKQAGDPNSGIVGEVFQAAREGRWKAVRYGLDQPTQIYDLESDPGERMDLSNQRPDLHQKFQELFETYAR, from the coding sequence ATGCCCCACGCCGAACAGATTCCCTTCACAACACGTTGTCTCATTACCGCGTGCGTGGGCGTCGTGTTTGCCTTGCCGCTGCGAGCGGAAACGCATAGCGATGCAGCCAAGCCGAACATCGTCCTGATCCTCGCCGACGACCTGGGTTTCAATCAGATCGGAGCCTACGGCGATACACCAATCAAAACACCGCACCTGGATCAGCTGGCCAGAAACGGAATCCGGTTCACCAATGCTTATTCGGGAAACACCGTCTGCTCTCCATCACGGGTGTCGCTGCTGACCGGGCGAGACGGACGCCTGTTGCACGACAATTCCAACAAAGTCCAACTGCGTGACATCGACGTGACGATCGCTCATGTCTTGAAGTACGCAGGTTATGACACCGCCCTATTCGGTAAATACTCGGTTGGATCGCAGATGGGCGTCACGGATCCGTTGGCGATGGGATTCGACACATGGTACGGCATGTATTCGATTCTCGAAGGCCATCGACAGTACCCACAGTTTCTTTGGCGCGATGGCCGGAAGATCCGCATCGCTGAAAACGAGGGGGGACGCAAAGGTGCCTATGCGCAAGAGCTGTTTGCCGACAAGGCCATCGACTACATCGCACAACAACATCAAAACCCGTTCTTCGTGATGCTAAACTTTTCATCGCCGCACGCGGAACTGGCGGCACCCGAAGAATTCGTTGCCCCCTACCGAAAAGTCTTTGACGAAACACCTTACTCGGGCATGTCCACTGGCGAACCGGCCGACAAATACGCTTGGTATTACCCCGAACCCGTTGACCAACCACGGGCGACTTTGGCTGGCATGGTGACCGCATTGGATGCGTACATCGGACGAATCGTCGAACGACTCCGGAAACTGGGCATTGCGGACAACACGCTGATCCTTTTCACCTCCGATAACGGACCGCACGATGAGGGTGGTGGTGATCCCGAGTTTTTCAAAGCTGCCGCGCCCTACCGAGGCATGAAACGGGACTTGTTTGACGGAGGCATCCATGTGCCGATGATCATCCATTGGCCCGCCAGAATTCGAACGGGACGAGTGGATGACACGCCGTGGGCCTTTGCGGATGTGCTGCCGACGTTTGCCGAACTGGCTGGCGTTTCGCTGACCGCGGTTCCCCGCGTTCAAACCAATGGCATCTCCATTGATCGCCGCTTAAGCGATTCGCCGCAACCGATCGGCGAACGGATGTTGTATTGGGAATTCGGCAAACAAGCCGGCGACCCAAACTCGGGAATCGTCGGCGAGGTGTTTCAAGCGGCGCGTGAAGGTCGATGGAAAGCGGTGCGTTACGGGCTGGACCAACCAACCCAGATTTATGATCTCGAATCCGACCCTGGCGAACGGATGGATCTTTCCAATCAGCGACCAGATCTGCACCAAAAATTCCAAGAACTTTTCGAGACGTACGCCCGCTAA